A part of Carcharodon carcharias isolate sCarCar2 chromosome 6, sCarCar2.pri, whole genome shotgun sequence genomic DNA contains:
- the eny2 gene encoding transcription and mRNA export factor ENY2, with amino-acid sequence MNKDAQLRATINQKLIETGERERLKELLRAKLTECGWKDQLKAHCKDVIREKGLEHVTVDDLVAEITPKGRALVPDSVKKELLQRIRTFLSQHASL; translated from the exons ATGAATAAAGACGCACAACTCCGAGCGACTATAAACCAGAAGTTGATAGAAACGGGAGAACGAGAACG TCTGAAGGAGTTGCTCCGAGCAAAGCTCACTGAATGTGGATGGAAAGATCAGTTGAAAGCGCACTGTAAAG ATGTGATCAGGGAAAAAGGGTTGGAACATGTTACAGTTGATGATTTGGTTGCAGAAATTACTCCAAAAGGGAGAG CCCTAGTACCAGACAGTGTGAAGAAGGAACTTCTGCAGAGGATAAGGACCTTCCTTTCTCAGCATGCCAGTCTCTGA